Proteins encoded in a region of the Planctomycetaceae bacterium genome:
- a CDS encoding shikimate kinase: MENKRNIVLIGMPAVGKSTIGVLLAKRLGRYFLDTDIFIQAIVGKTLQQIIDQQGLEAFCKIEAEHIGCIDKTDCVIATGGSAVYSDAAMQHLKTSGIIVYLDLPLEMIKKRLTDLNIRGVVMSKNQTLDDLYVKRTPLYKKWGEVKINCENLSHEEVIEKIIKDIQAFGNGR, translated from the coding sequence ATGGAAAATAAACGAAATATTGTTTTAATAGGTATGCCGGCGGTAGGCAAAAGCACTATTGGTGTCTTGCTTGCTAAACGGCTCGGCAGATATTTTCTCGATACGGATATTTTTATTCAGGCGATTGTCGGCAAAACTTTACAGCAGATAATCGACCAGCAGGGACTGGAGGCATTTTGCAAAATTGAAGCTGAACATATTGGGTGTATCGATAAGACAGATTGTGTTATCGCAACAGGCGGCAGCGCGGTTTACAGCGATGCGGCAATGCAGCATTTGAAAACCAGCGGCATAATCGTTTATCTTGATTTGCCGCTTGAAATGATTAAAAAGCGTTTGACAGATTTAAATATCCGCGGCGTGGTAATGAGCAAAAATCAAACGCTCGACGATTTGTATGTAAAACGAACCCCGCTTTATAAAAAATGGGGCGAGGTAAAAATTAATTGTGAAAATCTTAGCCACGAAGAAGTCATAGAGAAAATTATTAAAGATATTCAAGCATTTGGAAATGGAAGATAG
- a CDS encoding tetratricopeptide repeat protein yields the protein MERNKTSLIICVALVAAVVAVYWPVYKFEFVSYDDESYVINNDNIKTGLNFDSIRWAFTTGHVGNWHPLTWLSLAFDYQLFKNHAGGFHVVNVFYHVINTLLLFYLFKYLTNAIWPSAFIAAAFAVHPLHVESVAWVSERKDVLSTMFWFLTMLAYAKFVKDKNIKWYLSAIVLFVLGLMSKPMLVTLPVVLLLLDYWPLERKFNKHLLIEKIPFFVLSFLSCVVTFLVQQNSGAVADIEKISLKLRLYNVIVSYTVYIWKMIWPAELAVLYPYPASGIAITKVIGCAVLLVLITILVIRFGKRYKFLPVGWLWYVGTLVPVIGLVQVGSQAYADRYTYIPLIGIFVIMTFGSVQYLSKRNCVFLSMLLLVCWAFAAGRQVRYWQNSITLYERTLSVTKYNYNILGNYLICLNEIGEFNRVIEMTPEFLEVKPESTEMLNNMGIALAQTGRLSEAMEYFKTALKYNPADSLANFNLGVAMQSQNKLSESVEFYRKALESKPKYIAASVNLAVALLELGDAEKAADAARMGLRYYPNDGNLLGIIDDAMNKMKENK from the coding sequence ATGGAACGAAATAAAACATCCTTAATAATATGCGTTGCTCTTGTCGCGGCGGTCGTTGCCGTGTATTGGCCGGTGTATAAATTTGAATTTGTAAGCTACGACGATGAGTCTTATGTAATAAATAACGATAATATAAAAACAGGCTTGAACTTCGACAGCATCCGGTGGGCGTTTACAACCGGTCATGTGGGCAACTGGCATCCGCTGACGTGGCTTTCACTCGCGTTTGATTATCAGCTTTTCAAAAATCACGCCGGCGGCTTCCACGTAGTTAACGTTTTTTATCATGTTATAAATACGCTGCTGTTGTTTTATCTTTTTAAGTATCTGACAAACGCTATTTGGCCAAGTGCGTTTATCGCCGCGGCTTTCGCTGTTCATCCGCTGCACGTAGAATCTGTTGCCTGGGTTTCAGAACGCAAAGATGTTTTGAGTACGATGTTTTGGTTTTTGACGATGCTTGCGTATGCGAAATTCGTCAAAGACAAAAATATAAAATGGTATTTATCCGCAATCGTGTTATTTGTACTCGGCCTGATGAGTAAGCCGATGCTCGTAACGCTGCCGGTTGTTTTATTATTGCTTGATTACTGGCCGTTAGAGAGGAAATTTAATAAGCATCTGCTTATCGAAAAAATCCCGTTTTTTGTTCTTTCGTTTTTATCCTGCGTTGTAACTTTTCTCGTTCAGCAGAACAGTGGCGCGGTTGCGGATATTGAGAAAATCAGTTTAAAACTTCGGTTGTATAATGTTATTGTTTCATACACGGTTTATATTTGGAAAATGATATGGCCGGCGGAACTGGCGGTTCTTTATCCGTATCCGGCGAGTGGGATTGCGATTACTAAAGTTATCGGCTGCGCGGTACTGCTTGTTCTGATTACAATTCTTGTGATTCGATTTGGAAAGCGATACAAATTTTTGCCCGTCGGATGGCTGTGGTATGTCGGAACGCTTGTTCCGGTAATTGGGCTTGTGCAGGTCGGCTCACAGGCTTACGCAGACAGATATACTTACATTCCGCTAATCGGCATTTTTGTAATAATGACGTTCGGCAGCGTACAATATCTTTCAAAACGGAACTGTGTTTTTCTTTCGATGCTGCTGCTTGTGTGCTGGGCGTTTGCCGCGGGCCGACAGGTACGGTACTGGCAGAACAGTATCACGCTTTACGAAAGGACTTTATCGGTAACTAAATATAATTATAATATTCTCGGCAACTATTTAATATGTCTGAATGAAATCGGCGAATTTAATCGTGTGATTGAAATGACTCCGGAATTTTTGGAAGTGAAACCAGAATCTACCGAAATGCTCAACAATATGGGGATTGCTTTAGCGCAAACCGGCAGGCTGTCGGAAGCGATGGAATATTTTAAAACGGCCTTGAAATACAACCCCGCCGATTCACTGGCGAATTTTAATCTCGGCGTGGCGATGCAGAGTCAGAATAAATTGTCCGAATCGGTCGAGTTTTATCGCAAGGCGCTGGAGAGCAAACCGAAATATATTGCCGCCAGCGTTAATCTTGCAGTTGCGCTGCTGGAACTTGGCGACGCTGAAAAAGCTGCGGATGCTGCGCGCATGGGGCTGCGATATTATCCGAATGACGGGAATCTGCTCGGTATTATCGATGACGCGATGAATAAAATGAAAGAAAATAAATGA
- a CDS encoding tetratricopeptide repeat protein: protein MPQQSNRDVRISDFKLRILISICLAVAIFAVYWQVYSFDFIRFDDGDYITRNVHIRSGLNWETIRWAFTSSLASNWHPLTWLSHALDYQLFKNWAGGYHLVNVWFHFANTILLFYVLLRAAKAVWPAALVAALFALHPLHVESVAWISERKDLLSTMFWLLTMLTYVWYVEKQNAVRYLITLVLFVLGLISKPMLVTLPFVLLLFDYWPLERKFSVRLLAEKIPFFICAFAVCVVTYIVQKSGGSVSLFRQFSLSIRIKNVFVSYVDYIWKMFYPENLAILYPHPGDNISAAKAVICAIVLICITAAVLYFGRKRKFLISGWLWYLGTLVPVIGIVQVGAQAMADRYTYMTLTGLFIMIVWSVKEFVPAKNYKLAAAAAGLVLVSLTVDSIAQLQYWKNSQSLFGRAIEVTKNNYMMLDNYGSILVEQGKARDAIKCFKQSQEIYPESPMANNNLGCALQEIGNFKNAETYFRLAIKNDPNFIHPYINLANNLKRQNKPEEINDVLTQAAKLPEMTSETYTRFGRIFFDLQKYELAIGAFDKAIKLDSENIDAYGRRSLAFNAIGKIDEAINDVRFVLKARPKDVMMYRNLGIFLERKGNIADAIEAYRAGLQVEPNNENLRQLLEEDLKTQTGH from the coding sequence ATGCCTCAACAATCCAACAGAGACGTTCGGATTTCGGATTTCAAGCTTCGGATTTTAATTAGTATCTGTCTTGCCGTCGCGATTTTCGCGGTCTATTGGCAGGTGTACAGTTTTGATTTCATTCGCTTTGACGACGGCGATTACATTACGCGGAACGTACATATCCGGTCAGGTCTGAACTGGGAGACGATTCGCTGGGCGTTCACGAGCAGCCTCGCGAGCAACTGGCATCCGCTGACGTGGCTGTCGCACGCGCTCGATTATCAGCTTTTCAAAAATTGGGCGGGCGGCTATCATTTAGTCAACGTCTGGTTTCATTTCGCCAATACAATTCTTTTGTTCTATGTTTTGCTGCGGGCGGCGAAAGCGGTTTGGCCGGCGGCATTGGTCGCGGCTCTGTTTGCGCTGCATCCGCTGCACGTTGAATCTGTCGCGTGGATTTCCGAGCGGAAAGATTTGTTGAGTACGATGTTCTGGCTTTTGACGATGCTGACGTATGTCTGGTATGTCGAGAAGCAAAATGCGGTACGGTATTTAATTACGCTGGTGCTTTTTGTGCTGGGGCTGATTTCCAAGCCGATGCTTGTTACGCTGCCGTTTGTTCTGCTGCTGTTTGATTATTGGCCGTTAGAAAGAAAATTTTCGGTCAGGCTGCTTGCTGAAAAGATTCCTTTTTTTATCTGTGCGTTTGCGGTCTGTGTCGTAACTTACATCGTTCAGAAAAGCGGCGGTTCGGTTTCGCTGTTTCGGCAATTCAGTTTAAGCATACGCATCAAAAATGTGTTCGTCAGTTATGTCGATTACATCTGGAAAATGTTTTATCCGGAAAACCTCGCGATTCTTTATCCGCATCCGGGCGATAATATTTCTGCTGCTAAAGCAGTGATATGTGCGATTGTGCTGATTTGCATTACGGCAGCGGTTCTTTATTTCGGACGCAAACGGAAATTTCTTATCAGCGGTTGGCTTTGGTATCTCGGCACATTGGTTCCGGTTATCGGTATCGTTCAGGTCGGCGCACAGGCGATGGCTGACAGATATACTTATATGACGCTGACGGGGCTGTTTATAATGATAGTCTGGAGCGTGAAAGAATTTGTGCCGGCGAAGAATTATAAACTTGCCGCGGCGGCTGCGGGTCTGGTTTTGGTTTCTCTTACTGTCGATTCAATAGCCCAGCTGCAATACTGGAAGAACAGTCAGTCGCTGTTTGGGCGGGCAATTGAAGTTACAAAAAATAATTATATGATGCTCGATAATTACGGAAGTATTCTGGTCGAGCAGGGCAAGGCCAGAGACGCAATTAAATGTTTTAAACAATCGCAGGAGATTTATCCGGAATCTCCGATGGCGAATAATAATCTCGGCTGTGCACTGCAGGAGATCGGTAATTTTAAAAATGCCGAAACGTATTTCAGGCTTGCAATTAAAAACGACCCGAATTTCATTCACCCATATATAAATCTCGCGAACAATCTGAAACGGCAGAACAAGCCGGAGGAAATTAATGATGTTTTGACCCAGGCCGCAAAACTGCCGGAGATGACTTCGGAAACATATACAAGATTCGGGCGAATATTTTTCGATTTGCAAAAATACGAACTGGCGATTGGTGCATTCGACAAGGCGATAAAACTTGACTCTGAAAATATTGACGCTTACGGGCGGCGGAGTCTGGCATTTAATGCGATTGGAAAAATCGACGAAGCGATAAATGATGTTCGTTTTGTTTTGAAAGCCAGGCCGAAGGATGTAATGATGTATCGCAATTTGGGAATCTTTCTTGAACGCAAGGGTAATATCGCAGACGCTATTGAGGCATATCGTGCGGGGCTGCAAGTTGAGCCGAATAATGAGAATTTGCGTCAGCTTCTTGAAGAAGATTTGAAAACGCAAACCGGTCATTAG
- a CDS encoding tetratricopeptide repeat protein, with the protein MNKKFILISICLAAAIVAVYWPVYKYDFVKYDDDAYVTDNKNIQSGYTWENLKWTFTTRQASNWHPLTWMSHTLDYRIFKWHAGGHHITNVLFHIANTILLFYFFKKVTSLLWPAFFVAAAFALHPLHVESVAWIAERKDVLSTFFWLLTMLAYMNYAKDLQIKWYSTTLTLFVLGLMSKPMLVTLPFVLLLLDYWPLERKLNKSLVVEKIPFFIFSFLSCVITYICQQKGGAVTGIAAYGFKNRVASIIISYAEYLWKMIWPAKLAVLYPYLAGSFPLIKFIISVLVLLLICVIVIWFGRRHKFLIFGWLWYLGTLVPVVGFVQVGAHTIADRYTYVPLTGIFLIIVFGARQLFQKHVKVLAVLGVAILIVWGVVAAGQVKYWKDSLTLFKHTLQVTKKNYIIMTNYAASLNDAGRYEDAITYSRELIEMRPNSPENHNSLGCSLLNVGKNDEAIDEFRLALKYKPDFPQAYYNLGIAVSEFNNFEKAVIFFQKAIDCKPDYIEAYVKLAATLNDLQRFAETVEACDKALRIAPENVFLHGYRGMALSGVGRIEEAIEEIKYVVNKRPNDVQMRRNLGILLEKKGLNAQAAQEYRKVLQSEPNNTNVQWLLNRCSKDANGK; encoded by the coding sequence ATGAACAAAAAATTTATTTTAATCAGTATTTGCCTTGCCGCTGCGATTGTTGCCGTGTATTGGCCGGTGTATAAATATGATTTTGTAAAATACGACGACGATGCTTATGTAACTGACAATAAAAATATTCAGTCCGGTTACACCTGGGAAAATCTGAAGTGGACGTTTACAACCAGACAGGCAAGCAACTGGCATCCTTTGACATGGATGTCTCATACGCTCGATTACCGGATTTTTAAGTGGCACGCGGGCGGACATCATATCACTAATGTTTTATTTCATATCGCCAATACGATTCTTCTGTTTTACTTTTTTAAGAAAGTAACGTCATTGTTGTGGCCGGCGTTTTTTGTCGCTGCGGCTTTTGCACTGCATCCGCTGCACGTCGAATCTGTCGCGTGGATTGCCGAGCGAAAAGATGTGTTGAGCACGTTCTTTTGGCTGCTGACAATGTTGGCGTATATGAACTACGCGAAGGATCTACAAATTAAGTGGTATTCCACAACGCTGACTTTGTTTGTTCTCGGCTTGATGTCCAAGCCGATGCTTGTAACGCTGCCGTTTGTTTTATTATTGCTTGATTACTGGCCGCTTGAGAGAAAGTTAAATAAATCTTTAGTTGTTGAGAAAATTCCATTTTTTATATTCTCGTTTCTGTCCTGCGTTATTACTTATATTTGTCAGCAGAAAGGCGGCGCTGTAACGGGAATCGCGGCCTACGGCTTCAAGAACAGAGTGGCGAGTATCATTATTTCTTACGCTGAATATCTATGGAAAATGATATGGCCTGCGAAGTTGGCGGTTCTTTATCCTTATCTGGCAGGCAGTTTTCCGTTGATTAAATTTATAATAAGCGTTTTGGTGCTGCTGCTGATTTGTGTTATTGTGATATGGTTCGGTCGAAGACATAAATTTTTAATATTCGGCTGGCTTTGGTATCTCGGTACGCTTGTGCCGGTCGTCGGCTTCGTTCAGGTCGGAGCGCACACAATTGCCGACCGATACACTTATGTGCCGCTGACAGGGATATTTCTCATTATCGTTTTCGGCGCAAGGCAGTTATTTCAAAAGCATGTGAAGGTGCTGGCGGTTTTGGGAGTTGCGATTTTGATTGTGTGGGGAGTTGTCGCCGCCGGTCAGGTGAAATACTGGAAGGACAGTCTGACATTATTCAAGCACACATTGCAGGTAACCAAAAAGAATTATATTATTATGACTAATTACGCGGCCAGTCTCAATGACGCCGGCCGGTACGAAGACGCAATCACATATTCGCGCGAACTTATCGAAATGCGACCAAACTCGCCGGAAAATCATAACAGCCTCGGCTGTTCACTGCTAAATGTCGGGAAAAACGATGAGGCAATCGATGAGTTTCGGCTTGCTCTGAAATACAAACCTGATTTTCCACAGGCGTATTATAATCTTGGAATTGCGGTCAGCGAATTTAATAATTTCGAGAAGGCTGTGATATTTTTTCAGAAGGCGATTGACTGTAAACCGGATTATATCGAGGCGTATGTAAAGCTGGCGGCAACGCTTAATGATTTGCAGAGATTCGCCGAGACGGTTGAGGCCTGCGATAAAGCGCTGCGAATCGCACCGGAAAATGTGTTCCTGCACGGTTATCGCGGAATGGCACTGTCGGGTGTTGGGCGAATTGAAGAAGCGATAGAAGAAATAAAATATGTTGTGAATAAAAGGCCGAACGATGTGCAAATGCGCCGCAATCTCGGAATTCTGCTTGAGAAAAAAGGATTAAACGCGCAGGCTGCCCAAGAGTATCGCAAGGTACTGCAAAGCGAACCGAATAATACGAATGTTCAATGGCTTTTGAATAGATGTTCGAAGGATGCAAATGGAAAATAA
- a CDS encoding 3-isopropylmalate dehydrogenase, which translates to MKSYNIAVMGGDGTGPEVIAEAVKVLKTAADKCKFKVNLTNFDFGGERYMRTGETLPDSAIEEFRKFDAILLGAIGHPDVKPGILEKGILLKARFALDQYINLRPVRLYPGVECPLKDKGPKEIDYVVVRENSGDAYTGTGGITLKGTPNEVAVQSMVYNRFQVDRCLKYAFEYAKKHGKKARGVGKENTLGLVGKTNVLTFVYDLWERAFHEMGQKEYTDIRRDYYHVDATCMWMVKSPEWFDVLVTGNLFGDIITDLGAITQGGMGIAAGGNINPNGVSMFEPIGGSAPKYTGMGVINPLAAICAAQMMLETLGEEAAAKKIDTAVRFITANKMKSMAAGKMGYSTSQVGDLVANEVAK; encoded by the coding sequence ATGAAAAGTTATAATATCGCAGTTATGGGCGGCGACGGCACAGGGCCGGAAGTTATCGCAGAAGCTGTAAAAGTTTTGAAGACCGCAGCAGACAAATGCAAATTCAAAGTTAATCTGACAAACTTTGATTTCGGCGGCGAAAGATATATGAGAACCGGCGAAACACTGCCGGACAGCGCAATCGAAGAATTTCGCAAGTTCGACGCGATTTTGCTGGGCGCTATCGGTCATCCGGATGTAAAGCCGGGCATTCTTGAAAAGGGAATTTTGCTCAAGGCACGTTTCGCGCTTGACCAATATATCAACCTGCGTCCTGTAAGACTTTATCCGGGTGTTGAATGTCCGCTGAAAGACAAAGGGCCGAAAGAAATAGATTACGTCGTTGTTCGCGAAAATTCAGGCGACGCATATACCGGCACGGGCGGCATTACATTAAAAGGAACGCCAAACGAAGTGGCAGTTCAATCAATGGTTTACAACAGGTTCCAGGTTGACAGATGTTTGAAGTACGCATTTGAATATGCAAAGAAGCACGGCAAAAAAGCCCGCGGCGTCGGCAAAGAAAATACGCTCGGTCTGGTCGGCAAGACAAACGTGCTGACATTCGTTTACGACCTGTGGGAACGCGCGTTCCACGAAATGGGACAGAAGGAATATACAGACATCCGCAGAGATTATTATCACGTTGACGCGACATGTATGTGGATGGTTAAGAGTCCGGAATGGTTTGATGTTCTTGTTACCGGCAACTTGTTCGGCGACATCATCACAGACCTCGGCGCAATAACACAGGGCGGAATGGGTATCGCAGCAGGCGGAAATATTAATCCGAACGGCGTTTCAATGTTCGAGCCTATCGGCGGAAGCGCACCGAAATATACCGGCATGGGCGTTATCAATCCATTGGCCGCGATTTGCGCAGCTCAAATGATGCTCGAAACACTCGGCGAAGAAGCAGCGGCAAAGAAAATCGATACCGCAGTTCGATTCATAACAGCGAATAAGATGAAGAGTATGGCCGCAGGTAAAATGGGCTACTCAACATCACAGGTTGGCGATTTGGTAGCAAACGAAGTCGCAAAATAA
- a CDS encoding phosphoribosylaminoimidazolesuccinocarboxamide synthase, which produces MADVILKTNIPGTNPKHGKVRDIYDLGDRLIIAASDRISAFDVIMANGIQYKGIVLTQISKFWFEFLAGTVESHLISDDVKTFPAPFCDNARQLVGRSMLVKKTKVLPVECVVRGYLAGSGWKEYQKTQTVCGHKLPAGLKQCQKLPEPIFTPSTKEELGRHDENIDFDRCVKIVGEKNACYLRDKSIEIFKRATAYAETKGIILADTKFEWGVVGDKIILIDEVLTPDSSRFWPADKYQAGRDQESYDKQFVRNYLESINFDKSGKGIELPADVCEKTSAKYIEAYEQLTGKKFTFKS; this is translated from the coding sequence ATGGCTGACGTAATTCTAAAAACCAATATTCCCGGCACGAATCCGAAACACGGCAAAGTTCGCGATATTTACGACCTTGGCGACAGGCTGATTATAGCCGCCTCGGACAGAATCAGCGCGTTCGACGTTATAATGGCCAACGGGATTCAATATAAAGGTATCGTTCTGACGCAGATTTCGAAGTTCTGGTTCGAGTTTCTGGCAGGTACTGTCGAAAGTCATCTAATCAGCGATGATGTTAAGACTTTTCCCGCTCCGTTCTGCGATAACGCTCGTCAGCTTGTCGGCAGGAGTATGCTGGTTAAGAAAACCAAAGTGCTGCCGGTCGAGTGCGTTGTTCGCGGCTATCTGGCTGGTTCCGGCTGGAAGGAATATCAGAAAACTCAAACCGTATGCGGCCACAAGCTGCCGGCGGGATTAAAACAATGTCAAAAACTGCCGGAGCCGATATTTACGCCTTCAACGAAGGAAGAACTCGGCAGGCACGATGAGAATATCGATTTCGACAGATGTGTGAAAATCGTCGGCGAGAAAAACGCCTGTTATTTACGCGATAAGAGTATCGAAATTTTCAAACGGGCAACAGCTTACGCCGAGACGAAGGGCATTATCCTTGCGGATACGAAATTCGAATGGGGCGTAGTTGGCGATAAGATAATTTTGATTGATGAAGTACTCACACCTGATTCGTCGAGGTTCTGGCCTGCGGATAAGTATCAGGCCGGCAGAGACCAGGAAAGCTACGACAAGCAGTTCGTTCGCAATTATCTTGAGAGTATTAATTTCGACAAGTCCGGCAAAGGCATTGAGCTGCCGGCGGACGTCTGCGAGAAAACGAGCGCCAAATATATCGAGGCCTACGAACAGCTTACAGGCAAAAAATTTACATTTAAGAGCTAA
- a CDS encoding DUF6485 family protein, whose product MECKKKENLSFCTCSYPGCDNKGICCQCLQYHLASKQLPGCCFPKDVERTYDRSFKSFAKAWKL is encoded by the coding sequence ATGGAATGTAAGAAAAAAGAAAATTTGAGCTTTTGCACCTGTTCATATCCCGGCTGCGATAACAAAGGAATATGCTGTCAGTGCCTGCAATATCATTTAGCATCTAAACAATTGCCCGGCTGCTGCTTTCCAAAAGACGTTGAAAGAACTTACGACCGCAGCTTCAAATCATTCGCAAAAGCATGGAAACTGTAA
- a CDS encoding tetratricopeptide repeat protein codes for MSFKIKQQEYSSKKTAVIISVCLAAAVIAVYAPVYKYDFTSFDDNTYVVQNVHIRAGLIQTARWAFTATTAANWHPLTWLSLATDYQLFKIHAGGFHVVNVLYHIINTLLLFYLFKYLTNTIWPSAFIAAAFALHPLHVESVAWVAERKDVLSTMFWFLTTLAYVSYTKQCRGEPMYSPNSGQTHRSAPTKWYLAAITLFILGLMSKPMLVTLPVVLLLMDYWPLERKVSFRLFIEKIPFFLLSLASCGVTFIVQRDFGSMSFGETVGLKTRICNAIVSYSVYLWKTIWPAELAMLYPHPGDELSKYQIAFSVLLLVVIFVCIIFLRKYKFFTVGWLWYFVTLLPVIGLVQVGAQAYADRYTYIPLIGVFMIMTFSSVQYLSKRNCVFLSMLLLACWAVVSGRQVRYWQNDETLFTNTLRNTKNNDVILGNYINYLISKNRIDEAVAKTDELLKFKPDSYQAHCNLGVILIQKNKFDEAEKHFALAVKYNPGLAQGYLNLGLVASYKKNTDAAIKYFRQAIETKPDYMDAYICLAITLNNLNRADEAAEICRVGLRIEPNNEVLQRQLKLALEKNGTK; via the coding sequence ATGAGTTTTAAAATCAAACAGCAGGAATATTCGAGTAAAAAAACCGCTGTGATAATAAGCGTATGTCTTGCCGCGGCTGTAATCGCTGTTTATGCGCCGGTGTATAAATACGATTTTACCAGCTTCGACGACAATACTTATGTTGTGCAGAATGTTCACATCCGCGCTGGGCTTATTCAAACCGCACGCTGGGCATTTACCGCAACAACAGCAGCCAACTGGCATCCGCTGACATGGCTTTCACTTGCGACGGATTATCAGCTTTTCAAAATTCACGCCGGCGGCTTCCATGTTGTCAACGTTCTGTATCATATTATAAATACGCTGCTGTTGTTTTATCTTTTTAAATATCTGACGAATACGATTTGGCCCAGTGCGTTTATCGCCGCGGCATTCGCACTGCATCCTTTGCACGTCGAGTCTGTTGCCTGGGTCGCAGAACGCAAAGATGTTTTGAGCACGATGTTTTGGTTTTTGACGACGCTTGCGTATGTAAGCTATACAAAACAATGTAGGGGCGAACCGATGTATTCGCCCAATTCAGGGCAGACACACAGGTCTGCCCCTACAAAGTGGTATCTTGCTGCGATAACATTATTTATTCTCGGTTTGATGTCCAAGCCGATGCTCGTAACGCTGCCGGTGGTTTTGCTGCTGATGGATTACTGGCCGTTGGAAAGAAAAGTTTCGTTTCGATTGTTCATTGAAAAAATTCCGTTCTTTTTGCTTTCACTTGCTTCCTGCGGCGTAACTTTCATTGTTCAGCGTGACTTTGGTTCAATGTCGTTCGGCGAGACGGTTGGATTAAAAACGAGAATATGCAATGCGATAGTTTCGTATTCTGTATATTTGTGGAAAACTATTTGGCCGGCAGAACTGGCGATGCTGTACCCTCATCCCGGAGATGAGTTGAGCAAATATCAAATCGCCTTCAGCGTGCTGCTGCTTGTCGTGATTTTTGTTTGTATTATTTTTCTGCGAAAATATAAATTTTTTACAGTCGGCTGGCTTTGGTATTTTGTTACGCTTTTGCCTGTAATTGGTCTTGTGCAGGTTGGCGCACAGGCTTACGCCGACAGGTACACTTATATTCCGCTAATCGGCGTTTTTATGATAATGACGTTCAGCAGCGTGCAATATCTTTCAAAGCGGAACTGCGTTTTTCTGTCGATGCTGCTGCTGGCGTGCTGGGCGGTTGTTTCCGGTCGGCAGGTACGATACTGGCAAAACGACGAAACGCTGTTTACAAATACTTTGCGGAACACAAAAAATAACGATGTTATTCTCGGCAATTACATAAATTATCTGATTAGTAAAAACAGAATAGATGAGGCGGTAGCGAAAACGGATGAACTGCTGAAATTTAAACCTGATTCATATCAGGCGCACTGCAATCTCGGCGTAATTCTAATTCAGAAAAACAAATTCGATGAGGCGGAAAAACACTTTGCGCTGGCTGTAAAATATAATCCCGGCCTTGCGCAGGGATATTTGAATCTCGGCCTTGTCGCAAGTTACAAGAAAAATACCGACGCGGCTATCAAATATTTCCGGCAGGCGATAGAAACAAAGCCTGATTATATGGATGCTTATATTTGTCTTGCGATAACACTAAACAATTTAAATCGGGCCGACGAAGCGGCGGAAATTTGCAGAGTTGGTCTGCGAATCGAGCCGAACAATGAAGTGCTCCAGCGGCAGCTTAAACTTGCATTAGAAAAAAATGGAACGAAATAA